In Microplitis mediator isolate UGA2020A chromosome 2, iyMicMedi2.1, whole genome shotgun sequence, a single window of DNA contains:
- the LOC130678581 gene encoding uncharacterized protein LOC130678581 isoform X2, translating into MENMSKNVLMNTLGLNCGPNSHRYAERMDAARIKVADKRANDNTREGRLQRRHQQIDILEAAMSAEELLYGPGIDDSV; encoded by the exons atggaaaatatgtccaaaaacg tcttgatgaatacactaggacttaattgtgggcctaattctcatcggtatgcagaaagaatggatgctgcacgtatcaaagtagcagataagcgcgctaatgataacacccgagaaggtcgattgcaacgtaggcaccagcaaatcgatattttggaagctgctatgtcggctgaagagctattatatggtccaggaatagatgactcagt atga
- the LOC130678581 gene encoding uncharacterized protein LOC130678581 isoform X1: MNIFLPVENMKSAIMATFYHYGSSDEKPNHDMCPKGEESWCSYQRAEARGELDTFSHDYSPLPSDVLKAIKPIYEDLSNENLLSRCVGGFNQNNNESFNQLVWKICPKTVNTSFTIVQIAAYVAMCIFNEGINSLLVLMNTLGLNCGPNSHRYAERMDAARIKVADKRANDNTREGRLQRRHQQIDILEAAMSAEELLYGPGIDDSV; encoded by the exons atgaatatattccttcctgttgaaaatatgaaatctgctataatggcaaccttttatcactacggctcgagtgatgaaaaaccgaatcatgatatgtgtccaaaaggcgaagaatcttggtgctcttaccagcgcgctgaagcaagaggagagcttgataccttttctcacgattattctcctttaccttctgatgttttaaaagctatcaagcctatatacgaagatcttagtaatgaaaatttactttcaagatgtgtaggtggattcaatcagaataataatgaaagctttaaccaactagtatggaaaatatgtccaaaaacggtaaatactagttttactatcgtacaaatagctgcatacgttgctatgtgtatatttaatgagggtataaattcattattagtcttgatgaatacactaggacttaattgtgggcctaattctcatcggtatgcagaaagaatggatgctgcacgtatcaaagtagcagataagcgcgctaatgataacacccgagaaggtcgattgcaacgtaggcaccagcaaatcgatattttggaagctgctatgtcggctgaagagctattatatggtccaggaatagatgactcagt atga